In one Saccharibacillus brassicae genomic region, the following are encoded:
- a CDS encoding carbohydrate ABC transporter permease has translation MTLREKRLRRIALYFIIPASLFFVAMNAYPLLTVIRDSFYFNNMLNASMQGFAGLQNYASVLQNENFQAALRNTVVWTLLSVAGEYVLGLISALALNQNIRFRAVFRGIVIIPWVVPIVVAGMTWSWMLDPDFGIINYLLVKVGLLEQSYYWLGEMDTALLTVIFVNIWRSFPFFTISLLAGLQSVSRDTLEAAAIDGAGVRRRFFSIVLPQLKTVSVTIVFVHLIWTAINFDFIWVMTEGGPLYATETLPIQIYRYAMQDYNFGQASALASMMLGFMMIVFLINFMNTSRKTKR, from the coding sequence TTGACATTACGTGAGAAAAGATTGCGCCGGATCGCTTTATATTTTATCATTCCCGCCTCTTTGTTCTTCGTGGCGATGAACGCTTATCCGCTGCTCACCGTCATTCGGGACAGTTTTTATTTTAACAATATGCTCAATGCAAGCATGCAAGGATTCGCGGGCTTGCAAAACTACGCCTCCGTGCTGCAAAACGAAAACTTTCAGGCCGCGCTTCGCAACACCGTCGTATGGACGCTGCTGTCGGTAGCCGGCGAGTACGTGCTCGGCCTGATCTCGGCGTTGGCCTTGAATCAAAATATTCGTTTCAGAGCCGTGTTCCGCGGCATTGTCATCATCCCCTGGGTCGTGCCGATCGTGGTTGCCGGCATGACATGGAGCTGGATGCTGGACCCGGACTTCGGCATCATCAACTATCTGCTCGTCAAAGTCGGCCTGCTGGAACAATCGTATTACTGGCTCGGCGAGATGGATACGGCGCTGCTGACCGTCATCTTCGTCAATATTTGGCGCAGCTTCCCTTTCTTTACGATTAGCTTGCTGGCCGGCTTGCAGTCAGTATCGCGCGATACGCTGGAAGCGGCGGCGATCGACGGAGCGGGCGTGCGCAGACGCTTTTTCAGCATCGTGCTGCCGCAGCTCAAGACCGTATCGGTCACCATCGTGTTCGTTCACCTGATCTGGACAGCGATCAACTTCGATTTCATCTGGGTCATGACCGAAGGCGGCCCGCTGTACGCGACGGAGACGCTTCCGATCCAGATTTACCGCTATGCCATGCAGGACTACAATTTCGGCCAGGCGTCCGCTTTGGCTTCCATGATGCTTGGATTTATGATGATCGTGTTCCTGATTAACTTCATGAATACTTCCCGCAAAACGAAACGCTGA
- a CDS encoding carbohydrate ABC transporter permease — translation MLMGKSKKAFFQIVTYVVLLGFAFYSLFPFLWMVSTSFKPAAEIRSVTPSFVVSHPTLEHFVNVLTQSSFLTFFKNSVYVAVAVTLLSLLISVFAGYALSRFTRFRLVKSFGVAMLLSQMIPGVLLLIPLYLIMQRVDLINTYSSLILAYTTFTVPLCTFMLKGFFDSVPLEMEESAELDGCSRVGLIFRILLPVSLPSLVAAAMFAFLNAWNEFMFGFVFINDEAHRTLTPGINLFKGLYQTDWGSLMASSVLSVIPVVLMFLFMQRFLVEGMTAGSVKG, via the coding sequence ATGTTGATGGGTAAGAGCAAAAAAGCTTTTTTTCAAATCGTGACTTATGTCGTTCTGCTCGGGTTTGCTTTTTACAGCTTGTTTCCGTTTCTGTGGATGGTCTCCACTTCGTTCAAACCGGCGGCAGAGATCCGTTCGGTCACTCCAAGCTTTGTCGTCTCGCATCCGACGCTGGAGCATTTCGTCAACGTGCTGACGCAGTCGAGCTTTTTGACCTTTTTCAAAAATAGCGTGTACGTAGCGGTCGCGGTGACGCTGCTGTCGCTGTTGATTTCGGTGTTCGCCGGATACGCGCTGAGCCGGTTCACGCGGTTTCGCCTCGTCAAATCGTTCGGCGTGGCGATGCTGCTGTCGCAGATGATTCCGGGGGTGCTGCTGCTCATTCCGCTGTACCTGATCATGCAGCGCGTCGATTTGATCAACACGTATTCTTCGTTGATTCTGGCGTACACAACGTTTACGGTGCCGCTGTGCACGTTCATGCTAAAAGGGTTTTTCGATTCCGTACCGCTGGAAATGGAAGAATCGGCCGAACTGGACGGCTGCTCGCGGGTCGGCCTTATCTTCCGGATCTTGCTGCCGGTCTCGCTGCCGAGTCTGGTAGCGGCCGCGATGTTCGCTTTTCTCAATGCGTGGAACGAATTCATGTTCGGCTTCGTGTTTATCAACGACGAGGCGCATCGGACGCTAACGCCCGGAATCAACTTGTTCAAAGGGCTGTACCAGACCGATTGGGGCAGCCTGATGGCGTCCTCGGTGCTGAGCGTCATTCCGGTGGTGCTCATGTTCTTGTTCATGCAGCGGTTCCTCGTGGAAGGAATGACGGCCGGTTCGGTCAAGGGTTGA